From Camelina sativa cultivar DH55 chromosome 20, Cs, whole genome shotgun sequence, the proteins below share one genomic window:
- the LOC104772604 gene encoding pentatricopeptide repeat-containing protein At5g25630-like has translation MGDIEEKKPPSMSEPERSTPIKVTVSRIAVLKLNQFMEDAVQALLKMKELGLNPTTSTYNTLIKGYGIAGKPERSSELLDRMLEEKNVDVRPNIRTFNVLVQAWCKKKKVEEAWEVVRKMEECGVRPDTVTYNTIATCYVQKGETVRAESEVVEKMVMKEKAKPNGRTCGIVVGGYCREGRVRDGLRFVRRMKEMRVEANLVVFNSLIKGFVEVMDRDGIDEVLTLMKECKVKADVITYSTVMNAWSSAGYMEKAAQVFEEMVKAGVKPDAHAYSILAKGYVRAKEHKKAEELLETLIVESRPNVVIFTTVISGWCSSGSMDDAMRVFNKMCKFGVSPNIKTFETLMWGYLEVKQPWKAEEVLQMMRGFGVKPENSTFLLLAEAWLVAGLTDESNKAINALKCKDIEIAKLEKLYQKQSSGSFNLLQIPLGKRELPTAKAMNLSACKLGARVPIICQKQSQAQFGISGQFVHSCTVFLN, from the exons ATGGGAGACATCGAGGAGAAGAAACCACCTTCTATGTCTGAACCAGAAAGATCCACACCGATTAAGGTAACAGTATCAAGAATCGCTgtcttgaaattgaaccaattt ATGGAAGACGCGGTGCAGGCTCTGTTGAAAATGAAAGAGCTTGGTCTTAATCCGACCACGAGCACTTACAACACTTTGATCAAAGGGTATGGGATCGCAGGCAAGCCTGAGAGATCATCTGAGTTGCTTGATCGTATGTTGGAGGAGAAGAATGTTGATGTTAGACCGAATATAAGGACGTTCAATGTGCTGGTGCAAGCGTggtgcaagaagaagaaggtggaggaaGCGTGGGAGGTGGTGCGTAAGATGGAAGAGTGTGGAGTTAGGCCGGACACGGTGACTTATAACACGATTGCAACTTGTTATGTGCAGAAAGGAGAGACTGTGAGAGCTGAGAGTGAGGTGGTCGAGAAGATGGTTATGAAAGAGAAAGCTAAACCGAACGGAAGAACATGTGGGATTGTGGTGGGAGGGTACTGCAGAGAAGGGAGAGTGAGAGATGGTTTGAGGTTTGTGAGGAGAATGAAGGAAATGAGAGTTGAAGCGAACCTTGTGGTATTCAATTCCTTGATCAAAGGCTTTGTTGAGGTCATGGACCGTGATGGCATCGATGAG GTTCTTACCTTGATGAAGGAGTGTAAGGTGAAGGCAGATGTAATCACGTACAGTACCGTGATGAACGCTTGGAGCTCAGCTGGATACATGGAGAAAGCTGCACAAGTGTTTGAAGAAATGGTTAAAGCAGGAGTCAAACCAGACGCTCACGCTTACAGCATTTTAGCCAAAGGGTACGTTAGAGCAAAAGAGCACAAGAAAGCTGAGGAACTTCTTGAGACTTTGATAGTTGAATCCAGGCCCAACGTTGTGATCTTCACCACGGTGATCAGCGGGTGGTGCAGCAGCGGAAGTATGGATGATGCAATGAGGGTTTTCAACAAGATGTGCAAGTTTGGGGTTTCGCCGAATATTAAGACATTTGAGACATTAATGTGGGGTTACCTAGAGGTGAAGCAACCATGGAAAGCAGAAGAGGTTTTGCAGATGATGAGAGGGTTTGGTGTGAAGCCTGAGAATTCAACCTTCTTGCTCTTAGCAGAAGCTTGGCTTGTCGCGGGACTCACTGATGAGTCAAACAAAGCGATCAATGCATTGAAATGTAAGGACATAGAGATCGCAAAGTTGGAGAAGCTGTACCAGAAACAGTCATCTGGTAGTTTTAATCTCTTGCAGATCCCACTAGGGAAACGAGAGCTTCCAACTGCAAAAGCTATGAATCTCTCTGCTTGCAAACTTGGAGCTCGAGTGCCAATCATATGCCAGAAGCAGTCCCAAGCGCAGTTTGGGATCAGTGGACAATTTGTACATTCTTGTACAGTGTTCTTGAACTGA
- the LOC104771048 gene encoding rhomboid-like protein 11, chloroplastic gives MSQLHGHYLSLPHSSLRSRFPSSPSLHLYRAAFSSTNRPPLSLSLNSTKPTVSCPLTVVRSRFSEPGEDSFSDITPQYELSKTQDKQKPQKLANGIFLIILTNLAIFMAEHFYQVRWIKSLYLYSDFPVWYQFVTAAFCHANWNHLSSNLFFLYIFGKIVEEEIGSFGLWMSYLYTGLGANLVSWLVLPSKSASAGASGAVCGLFLISVFLKMSRDWRKFLEVLILGQFVLKKVYEAAQGSAGLLETIFGGFTSVIVVRTLKPIAQFSGALVGVLLLWLLSKFPSEPVVQQVKKILQK, from the exons ATGTCTCAGCTTCACGGTCACTATCTCTCCCTCCCACACTCTTCTCTTCGTTCAAGATTCCCTTCTTCACCCTCCTTACATCTCTACCGTGCAGCTTTTTCGTCAACCAACCGgcctcccctctctctctctctcaactcaACTAAACCCACCGTCTCTTGTCCTCTCACCGTCGTCAGATCTCGTTTCAGCGAACCCGGTGAGGATTCTTTTTCAGATATTACGCCACAATATGAATTGAGTAAGACACAAGACAAACAGAAACCACAAAAGCTAGCGAATGGCATATTCTTGATCATACTTACCAATCTTGCCATATTTATGGCTGAACACTTCTATCAG GTTCGCTGGATCAAATCTTTGTATTTGTATAGTGATTTTCCGGTATGGTATCAGTTTGTGACCGCAGCGTTCTGTCATGCTAACTG GAACCATCTCTCCagcaatctttttttcttgtacaTCTTTG GaaagattgttgaagaagaaataGGATCCTTTGGTTTGTGGATGTCCTACTTGTATACTGGTCTTGGAGCTAATTTGGTTTCGTGGTTAGTTTTACCGTCAAAGTCAGCTTCTGCTGGAGCCTCGGGAGCTGTTTGTGGGTTATTTCTGATCAGTGTCTTCCTCAAG ATGTCTCGGGATTGGAGGAAATTCCTTGAAGTTCTTATATTGGGTCAGTTCGTTTTGAAGAAG GTATATGAAGCAGCTCAGGGTTCAGCTGGACTATTAGAAACTATATTTGGTGGCTTTACATCAGTGATAGTTGTTCGGACTCTCAAACCCATTGCACAGTTCTCGGGTGCTCTTGTTGGTGTTCTCTTACTTTGGCTTCTCAGCAAATTTCCCTCAGAACCTGTGGTTcaacaagttaaaaaaatcCTACAAAAGTGA
- the LOC104771047 gene encoding rhomboid-like protein 11, chloroplastic has product MADHFFQVRGIKSLYLYHNFPAWYQFVTATFCHANWKHLSSNLFFLYIFGKLVEEEEGNFGLWLSYLFTGVGANLVSWLVLPRNAVSVGASGAVFGLFAISVLVKMSWDWRKILEVLILGQFVIERVMEAAQASAGLSGTIYGGYSLQTVNHIAHLSGALVGVVLVWLLSKFPSEPVDHQVKKSPLK; this is encoded by the exons gTTCGCGGGATCAAATCTTTATATTTGTATCACAATTTTCCGGCATGGTACCAGTTTGTGACTGCAACGTTCTGTCATGCTAactg GAAGCATCTCTCCagcaatctttttttcttgtacaTCTTTG GAAagcttgttgaagaagaagaaggaaactttGGTTTGTGGCTGTCCTACTTGTTCACTGGTGTTGGAGCTAACCTTGTTTCCTGGTTAGTTTTACCGAGAAATGCTGTTTCTGTTGGTGCCTCGGGAGCTGTTTTTGGGTTATTTGCTATCAGTGTCCTTGTCAAG ATGTCTTGGGATTGGAGGAAAATCCTTGAAGTTCTTATATTGGGTCAGTTCGTTATTGAGAGG GTAATGGAAGCAGCTCAGGCTTCGGCTGGATTATCAGGAACTATATATGGTGGCTATTCTTTACAGACTGTTAATCACATTGCTCATCTCTCTGGTGCTCTCGTTGGCGTTGTCTTAGTTTGGCTTCTCAGCAAATTTCCTTCGGAACCTGTAGATCATCAAGTTAAAAAATCCCCCCTAAAATGA